The following are from one region of the Pseudomonas putida genome:
- a CDS encoding OsmC domain/YcaO domain-containing protein, which produces MEIKVNFLDNLRLEAKFDDFTVIADQPIRYKGDGSAPGPFDYFLASSALCAAYFVKLYCQTRDIPTENIRLSQNNIVDPENRYNQVFKIQVELPEDISEKDRQGILRSIDRCTVKKVVQTGPEFVIEVVDNLDADAQGLLMPVADTSTYIPGKDLPLEQTIANMSGILAGLGMKIEIASWRNIVPNVWSLHVRDAQSPMCFTNGKGATKEAALASALGEFIERLNCNFFYNDQFWGEDLANAPFVHYPNEQWFKPGPRDALPAEILDEHCLAIYNPDGELRGSHLYDTNSGNTARGICSLPFVRQSDQQVVYFPSNLIENLFLSNGMSAGNTLAEAQVQCLSEIFERAVKREILEGELCLPDVPQEVLAKYPAIVAGIQGLEEQGFPVLVKDASLGGEFPVMCVTLMNPRTGGVFASFGAHPSLEVALERSLTELLQGRSFEGLNDLPQPTFESHALTEPNNFVEHFIDSSGVVSWRFFSAKADFEFVEWDFSGHGEDSNVQEAATLFGILEDLGKEVYMAVYDNLGATACRILVPGYSEIYPVEDLIWDNTNRALSFRADILNLHSLDNRSLKLLLKRLDNCDVDDYTTITTLIGVEFDENTVWGQLTILELKLLICLAVQRFEDAKELVEAFLQFNDNTVERGLFYQALNVVLEVLLDDELEMDDYEANFRRMFGNPRMDAVLGSVDGSVRFHGLTPTSMKLEGLDRHLRLVESYKKLHAARAKFA; this is translated from the coding sequence ATGGAAATCAAGGTCAATTTTCTCGACAATCTCCGTCTCGAAGCCAAGTTCGACGACTTCACGGTGATCGCCGACCAACCGATCCGCTACAAAGGGGATGGCTCGGCCCCGGGGCCGTTCGACTATTTCCTGGCGTCTTCGGCCTTGTGCGCGGCTTACTTTGTCAAGCTGTACTGCCAGACCCGCGACATCCCTACCGAAAACATTCGCCTGTCGCAGAACAACATCGTCGACCCGGAAAACCGCTACAACCAGGTCTTCAAGATTCAGGTCGAACTGCCCGAGGACATTTCCGAGAAGGACCGCCAGGGCATCCTGCGCTCCATCGACCGCTGCACGGTGAAGAAGGTCGTGCAGACCGGCCCCGAGTTCGTTATCGAAGTGGTCGACAACCTCGATGCCGATGCCCAGGGCCTGCTGATGCCGGTGGCGGACACCAGCACCTACATCCCCGGCAAGGACCTGCCGCTTGAGCAGACCATCGCCAACATGTCGGGCATCCTCGCCGGGCTGGGGATGAAGATCGAAATCGCCTCGTGGCGCAACATCGTGCCTAACGTGTGGTCGCTGCACGTGCGCGACGCCCAGTCGCCGATGTGCTTCACCAACGGCAAGGGCGCGACAAAGGAGGCAGCGCTGGCCTCGGCGCTGGGCGAGTTCATCGAGCGGTTGAACTGCAACTTCTTCTATAACGACCAGTTCTGGGGTGAGGACCTGGCCAACGCGCCGTTCGTGCACTACCCGAACGAGCAGTGGTTCAAACCCGGCCCGCGCGATGCGCTGCCGGCCGAGATTCTCGATGAGCACTGCCTGGCCATCTACAACCCGGACGGTGAATTGCGTGGCTCGCACCTTTACGACACCAACTCGGGCAACACCGCGCGCGGCATCTGCTCGTTGCCGTTCGTGCGCCAGTCCGACCAGCAGGTGGTGTACTTCCCGTCCAACCTGATCGAAAACCTGTTCCTCAGCAACGGCATGAGCGCCGGCAACACCTTGGCCGAGGCGCAGGTGCAGTGCCTGTCGGAAATCTTCGAGCGCGCGGTGAAGCGCGAAATCCTCGAAGGCGAGCTGTGCCTGCCGGATGTGCCGCAGGAGGTGCTGGCCAAGTACCCGGCCATCGTCGCCGGCATCCAGGGCCTGGAAGAGCAGGGCTTCCCCGTGCTGGTCAAGGATGCGTCGCTGGGGGGCGAGTTCCCGGTGATGTGCGTGACCTTGATGAACCCGCGCACCGGTGGCGTGTTCGCTTCGTTCGGCGCCCACCCGAGCCTGGAGGTGGCGCTGGAGCGCAGCCTCACCGAACTGCTGCAGGGGCGTAGCTTCGAAGGCTTGAACGACCTGCCGCAACCGACCTTCGAAAGCCACGCGCTGACCGAGCCGAACAACTTCGTGGAGCACTTCATCGACTCCAGCGGCGTGGTGTCGTGGCGCTTCTTCAGTGCCAAGGCCGACTTCGAATTCGTCGAGTGGGACTTCTCCGGTCACGGCGAGGATTCCAACGTGCAGGAAGCCGCGACCCTGTTCGGCATCCTCGAAGACCTGGGCAAGGAAGTGTACATGGCGGTGTACGACAACCTTGGCGCTACCGCCTGCCGTATCCTGGTGCCGGGTTATTCGGAGATCTACCCGGTCGAGGACCTGATCTGGGACAACACCAACCGCGCCTTGTCGTTCCGCGCCGACATCCTCAACCTGCACAGCCTCGACAACCGTTCCCTCAAGCTGCTGCTCAAGCGCCTGGACAACTGCGATGTGGATGACTACACCACCATTACCACGCTGATTGGCGTGGAGTTCGACGAGAACACGGTGTGGGGCCAGCTGACCATTCTCGAGTTGAAGTTGCTGATCTGCCTGGCGGTGCAGCGCTTCGAGGATGCCAAGGAGCTGGTCGAAGCGTTCCTGCAGTTCAACGACAACACCGTCGAGCGCGGGCTGTTCTACCAGGCGCTGAACGTGGTGCTGGAAGTGCTGCTGGACGACGAGCTGGAAATGGACGACTACGAAGCCAACTTCCGCCGTATGTTCGGTAACCCGCGCATGGACGCGGTGCTGGGTTCGGTGGACGGCAGCGTGCGCTTCCATGGCCTGACGCCGACCAGTATGAAGCTTGAAGGCCTCGATCGCCACCTGCGCCTTGTTGAAAGCTACAAGAAGCTGCACGCGGCCCGGGCCAAGTTCGCCTGA
- a CDS encoding amino acid permease: MSAQSSHQLKRGLSTRHIRFMALGSSIGTGLFYGSASAIKLAGPSVLLAYLIGGAAIYMMMRALGEMAVHNPVSGSFGHYASQYLGRYFGFLTGWSYAFSMLVVCLADVTAFGVYMGLWFPETPAWIWVLGIVFFIGALNLCSVKVFGEMEFWLSLLKVTAIVAMIVAGAAVLLLGIQLNDEAGTVAGISNLWNHGGFFPNGVSGMIASFTVVMFAFGGVEMIGITAGEARDPKRVLPKAINSVPLRILLFYILTLLVLMAIYPWTSIGSHGSPFVQIFSGLGISSAATVLNIVVISAAVSAINSDIFSAGRMMYGMAQDGQAPAGFASLSRFGVPWMTVAVMGVALLLGVVLNYLVPEDLFLVLAAVVTFSIVWVWLMILLSQVAMRLGMSKEQAAALDYRVPLWPVGPACAIAFMVFIFGVLGWFPASRTAMYVGVGWLLLLSLGYWLWGVRAPRQLSANA; the protein is encoded by the coding sequence ATGAGCGCTCAATCTTCACACCAGTTGAAGCGGGGTCTTTCTACCCGGCATATTCGTTTCATGGCGTTAGGCTCTTCTATCGGTACGGGGCTGTTTTATGGCTCGGCATCGGCAATCAAGTTGGCCGGGCCCTCAGTTCTGCTGGCCTATCTGATCGGTGGCGCAGCCATTTACATGATGATGCGCGCCCTTGGCGAAATGGCGGTTCATAACCCGGTGTCAGGCTCTTTCGGCCACTATGCCAGCCAGTACCTCGGTCGTTACTTTGGCTTTCTGACAGGTTGGAGCTACGCGTTCTCGATGTTGGTGGTATGCCTGGCAGACGTGACGGCCTTTGGCGTTTACATGGGGCTGTGGTTCCCTGAAACACCGGCGTGGATCTGGGTGCTTGGGATCGTGTTCTTTATCGGGGCGCTGAACCTGTGCAGCGTGAAAGTGTTCGGGGAGATGGAGTTCTGGTTGTCGTTGCTGAAGGTGACCGCGATCGTTGCCATGATTGTGGCAGGCGCCGCTGTGCTGCTACTGGGCATCCAGTTGAATGACGAGGCAGGCACGGTTGCCGGAATCTCGAACCTGTGGAACCACGGCGGGTTCTTCCCTAATGGCGTCAGCGGAATGATCGCTTCCTTCACTGTCGTGATGTTCGCCTTTGGCGGGGTCGAAATGATCGGCATCACCGCAGGCGAGGCAAGGGACCCGAAGCGCGTATTGCCGAAGGCTATCAACTCGGTGCCTTTGCGCATACTGCTGTTCTACATTCTTACCCTGTTGGTGCTCATGGCCATTTACCCTTGGACCAGCATTGGCAGCCACGGTAGCCCGTTCGTGCAGATCTTCAGTGGTCTTGGTATCAGTTCAGCGGCAACGGTGTTGAACATCGTGGTTATTTCAGCGGCTGTTTCAGCCATCAATAGCGATATCTTCAGCGCTGGGCGCATGATGTACGGTATGGCTCAGGACGGCCAGGCACCAGCCGGTTTCGCATCGTTGTCGCGTTTCGGTGTGCCGTGGATGACGGTTGCAGTGATGGGCGTAGCGCTGCTTCTGGGCGTGGTATTGAACTACCTGGTACCAGAAGACTTGTTCCTGGTGCTCGCTGCGGTGGTCACGTTCTCCATTGTCTGGGTCTGGTTGATGATCCTGCTTTCTCAAGTGGCCATGCGGCTCGGCATGAGCAAGGAGCAGGCGGCTGCACTGGATTATCGTGTGCCACTGTGGCCGGTAGGGCCAGCCTGCGCCATCGCTTTCATGGTATTCATTTTTGGCGTGCTCGGTTGGTTCCCGGCCAGCCGCACAGCCATGTATGTCGGGGTCGGCTGGTTGCTGCTGCTATCCCTGGGTTACTGGTTGTGGGGTGTGCGTGCTCCGCGTCAGCTGTCGGCCAACGCTTGA
- a CDS encoding phytanoyl-CoA dioxygenase family protein, with protein sequence MKQSTEFQLSEETIAAFQRDGAVCVRNLFTPEEVALLETGIEQNLKAPSERAKVASRPDDPGWFFEDFCNWGDIPAYRQFIFESRVGSVAAQLMNSETARLYHDHLLVKEPNTRQRTPWHQDQPYYNIDGRQNCSMWMPVDPVSRESTLEFVGGSHLGPWLMPRSFLDSQAQWFPEGSLADLPDIEADRSAWNILGWALSPGDAVFFHMLTLHASGGVGGNRRRRAFSVRFLGDDITHAPRQWKTSPPFPGLETQLASGAEMNHELFPVLWPRA encoded by the coding sequence ATGAAACAGTCCACCGAATTTCAACTAAGTGAAGAAACCATCGCGGCATTCCAGCGCGATGGTGCCGTCTGCGTACGTAACTTGTTCACGCCGGAAGAAGTTGCACTGCTCGAAACCGGTATCGAACAGAACCTGAAGGCCCCGAGCGAGCGCGCCAAAGTGGCCAGCCGCCCTGACGACCCGGGTTGGTTCTTCGAAGACTTCTGCAACTGGGGTGATATTCCGGCCTATCGCCAATTCATCTTTGAAAGCCGGGTGGGTAGTGTTGCAGCGCAACTCATGAACAGCGAGACAGCCCGGCTTTATCACGATCACCTGCTGGTCAAGGAGCCAAACACGCGCCAGCGAACGCCCTGGCATCAGGACCAGCCCTATTACAACATCGACGGGCGCCAGAACTGCAGCATGTGGATGCCAGTCGACCCGGTCTCGAGAGAATCCACCCTTGAATTCGTGGGGGGCTCGCACCTCGGGCCCTGGCTGATGCCACGCAGCTTCCTCGACAGCCAGGCGCAATGGTTCCCGGAAGGCAGCCTTGCGGACCTGCCGGATATCGAGGCCGATCGCAGCGCCTGGAACATACTCGGTTGGGCGCTCTCCCCAGGCGACGCGGTGTTCTTCCACATGCTCACCTTGCACGCTTCTGGCGGTGTCGGGGGCAATCGTCGGCGTCGAGCCTTCTCGGTGCGTTTCCTCGGCGACGACATTACTCACGCACCGCGCCAGTGGAAAACCTCGCCACCGTTCCCCGGCCTCGAAACGCAACTGGCCAGCGGCGCCGAAATGAACCACGAACTGTTTCCGGTGCTGTGGCCAAGGGCTTGA
- a CDS encoding LysR family transcriptional regulator, producing MAEHGSISAAARARHVSQPSVSVAIAQLEEALNERLFRRQVSRGLELTSAGTRLLAQARDIIGMAIAMNQNADTTQGSLRGNLSLICFQDLGPYYAPRLLSSFRKQYPDVEVTLFETDLADVHRHLSAGKAELALTYDIGLDPSLPRQVLAELKPYALIATDHRLAHLAAIPLHELAQECLILEDIAQTREYFLSLFWAHNLQPRTQQFTQTFEMQRGLVAHGYGVALSCTRPAGDHCYDGTPLLCRPLLEEVSPQKVVLAQSGAMHPSPVAEAFQSWVAGEIASGGT from the coding sequence GTGGCCGAACACGGCAGCATCAGCGCCGCGGCTAGAGCCCGGCACGTTTCGCAGCCATCGGTTTCGGTTGCTATCGCCCAGCTCGAAGAGGCGCTGAACGAGCGGCTGTTCCGGCGCCAGGTAAGCCGCGGGCTGGAGCTGACGTCAGCAGGCACGCGCTTACTGGCCCAGGCACGCGATATCATCGGCATGGCCATTGCCATGAATCAGAACGCGGATACCACCCAAGGCTCGCTGCGCGGCAACCTGTCGCTGATCTGTTTTCAAGACTTGGGCCCCTACTACGCGCCGCGCCTTCTATCGAGCTTTCGCAAGCAGTATCCCGATGTGGAGGTCACGCTGTTCGAGACTGACCTGGCAGACGTACACCGCCACCTGAGCGCCGGTAAAGCCGAGCTCGCACTGACTTACGACATAGGCCTCGACCCCTCGCTGCCGCGCCAGGTGCTGGCTGAGTTGAAACCCTATGCACTCATCGCCACTGACCATCGCCTGGCCCACCTGGCAGCGATACCGCTGCATGAGCTGGCGCAAGAGTGTTTGATTCTTGAGGACATTGCGCAAACGCGTGAGTATTTTCTTTCGCTGTTCTGGGCGCATAACCTGCAACCGCGCACCCAGCAATTTACCCAGACCTTCGAGATGCAACGGGGGCTCGTCGCGCATGGCTACGGGGTTGCCCTGTCATGCACCCGGCCCGCCGGGGACCACTGCTATGACGGTACACCGCTGTTGTGCCGGCCTTTGCTGGAAGAGGTATCACCGCAAAAAGTCGTGCTGGCGCAATCAGGCGCGATGCACCCATCACCGGTGGCGGAGGCGTTCCAGAGCTGGGTTGCTGGGGAGATAGCCAGTGGCGGTACCTGA
- a CDS encoding LysE family transporter — MLFIKAFVIGFSIAAPVGPIGLLCVQRSLKRGFRSGLATGLGAASADTLYGLLGAIGITGVALSAPSLAIFLKVVGGAFLVWLAWGIARDALNPKHAAEAVASTELTRDFLTAFGLTLSNPMTILAFIAIFAALDPLSGEPQAGEAMWFGTCSMLAGVFLGSAAWWLCLSGLTAALRKKMSVSFMRVISAMSAVAIGTFGFAQVVIGLRLVL, encoded by the coding sequence ATGTTGTTCATCAAGGCGTTTGTTATTGGCTTTTCAATCGCTGCACCGGTCGGCCCGATTGGCCTGCTCTGCGTCCAGCGGAGCCTGAAGCGTGGCTTTCGCTCAGGGCTTGCGACAGGGCTAGGGGCTGCAAGCGCCGATACCCTCTATGGGTTGCTTGGGGCAATTGGCATTACCGGGGTCGCCCTGTCTGCACCGTCGCTGGCAATATTTCTGAAGGTGGTGGGTGGTGCGTTCCTGGTGTGGCTGGCCTGGGGCATTGCCCGCGACGCGCTGAACCCCAAGCATGCAGCAGAGGCGGTAGCCTCTACGGAACTCACTCGCGACTTCCTGACAGCGTTCGGGTTAACCCTGTCCAACCCCATGACAATATTGGCCTTCATTGCCATTTTTGCGGCACTCGACCCGCTGTCCGGCGAGCCGCAGGCGGGTGAAGCAATGTGGTTTGGCACTTGCTCGATGCTGGCTGGAGTCTTCTTGGGCTCTGCTGCCTGGTGGCTTTGCCTGAGTGGGCTGACGGCGGCTTTGCGCAAGAAGATGTCCGTCTCGTTCATGCGGGTCATCTCAGCAATGTCCGCAGTCGCTATCGGCACCTTCGGCTTTGCCCAGGTGGTCATCGGGTTGCGCCTGGTTTTGTAG
- a CDS encoding Lrp/AsnC family transcriptional regulator: protein MDDIDWKILERLQGNGRMTYTELARHVHLSVPAVTERVRRLEEDGVIEGYAARVNPIKAGYLVGAMLAMTVPQPAKAKFLKLLGSIPEVLECHHITGADSYIFRVVAASMTDLERLIERINIYGETRTSIVMSTPIPARALERPTRS from the coding sequence ATGGATGATATTGACTGGAAAATCCTTGAACGCCTTCAGGGCAATGGTCGCATGACCTATACAGAGCTTGCACGGCATGTCCACCTCTCGGTGCCTGCCGTCACCGAGCGTGTCAGGCGCCTTGAGGAAGACGGCGTGATCGAGGGCTACGCGGCGCGGGTCAACCCGATAAAAGCGGGTTATCTGGTTGGGGCAATGCTGGCCATGACAGTACCCCAACCGGCTAAAGCAAAATTCCTCAAGCTGTTAGGTTCGATTCCGGAAGTGCTGGAGTGTCATCACATAACAGGCGCAGATTCCTACATCTTCCGTGTAGTCGCCGCCAGCATGACCGATCTGGAGCGACTAATCGAAAGGATCAACATCTATGGAGAAACGCGAACGTCCATCGTGATGTCTACCCCGATCCCCGCACGGGCACTTGAACGCCCCACTCGATCGTGA
- a CDS encoding aldehyde dehydrogenase (NADP(+)), whose protein sequence is MTGSNFIAGQRSAVGSVRLHSLDARTGEALPLAFAQATPEEVDAAAQAAEAAFAEYNAMAPQRRAQFLDAIADQLDALDDTFIATVCRETALPAGRIQGERARTSNQMRLFATVLRRGDFLGARIDRAQPQRQPLPRPDLRQYRTGVGPVAVFGASNFPLAFSTAGGDTAAALAAGCPVVVKAHSGHMATAEQVAEAIERAVLATGMPAGVFNMIYGAGVGEALVRHPAIQAVGFTGSLKGGRALCELAAARPQPIPVFAEMSSINPVLVLPAALQARGEQVARELAGSVVLGCGQFCTNPGLVIGIAGEAFSTFLTTLGAQLADQPGQTMLNAGTLRSYSQGVQRLHQHPGVRHLAGAEQAGDQAQAQLFQADVSLLLNGDALLQEEVFGPATVAVAVADEAELRRAVQALHGQLTATLIAEPEDFQRFAALVPVLQRKAGRLLVNGYPTGVEVCDAMVHGGPYPATSDARGTSVGTLAIDRFLRPVCYQDYPDALLPDALKNANPLGLQRLVDGQHSREALA, encoded by the coding sequence ATGACCGGAAGCAACTTCATTGCCGGCCAGCGCAGCGCCGTCGGCAGCGTGCGCCTGCACAGCCTCGATGCGCGTACCGGCGAAGCCTTGCCACTGGCCTTTGCCCAGGCCACACCTGAAGAAGTGGACGCCGCCGCGCAGGCAGCCGAAGCGGCCTTTGCCGAATACAACGCCATGGCGCCGCAGCGCCGTGCGCAGTTCCTCGATGCCATTGCCGACCAGCTGGATGCGCTGGACGACACCTTCATTGCCACCGTGTGCCGCGAAACCGCGCTGCCGGCCGGGCGCATCCAGGGCGAACGGGCGCGTACCAGCAACCAGATGCGCCTGTTCGCCACGGTGCTGCGCCGCGGCGACTTCCTCGGCGCGCGCATCGACCGCGCCCAGCCACAGCGCCAGCCGCTGCCGCGTCCCGACCTGCGCCAGTACCGCACCGGGGTCGGTCCGGTAGCCGTGTTCGGCGCCAGCAATTTCCCGCTGGCCTTCTCTACCGCCGGCGGTGACACCGCCGCAGCGCTGGCCGCCGGCTGCCCGGTGGTGGTCAAGGCGCATAGCGGCCACATGGCCACGGCCGAGCAGGTGGCCGAGGCGATCGAGCGCGCAGTGCTCGCCACCGGCATGCCCGCCGGCGTGTTCAACATGATCTACGGTGCTGGTGTCGGCGAAGCGCTGGTCCGCCACCCGGCGATTCAGGCGGTGGGCTTTACCGGCTCGCTCAAGGGCGGCCGTGCCCTGTGCGAGCTGGCTGCGGCGCGCCCACAGCCGATCCCGGTATTCGCCGAAATGAGTAGCATCAACCCGGTTCTGGTCTTGCCGGCGGCCTTGCAGGCCCGTGGCGAGCAGGTGGCCAGAGAACTGGCCGGTTCGGTGGTGCTGGGCTGCGGGCAGTTCTGCACCAACCCCGGGCTGGTCATTGGTATTGCCGGCGAAGCGTTCAGCACCTTCCTCACGACCCTCGGCGCGCAACTGGCCGACCAGCCCGGGCAGACCATGCTCAATGCCGGCACCTTGCGCAGCTATAGCCAAGGTGTGCAACGCCTGCACCAGCACCCGGGCGTGCGCCATCTGGCCGGTGCCGAGCAGGCGGGTGACCAGGCCCAGGCACAGCTGTTCCAGGCCGATGTGAGCTTGCTGCTGAACGGTGACGCACTGCTTCAGGAAGAGGTCTTCGGGCCTGCCACGGTGGCTGTCGCAGTAGCCGACGAAGCCGAACTGCGCCGCGCCGTGCAAGCCCTGCATGGGCAGCTGACCGCAACCCTGATTGCCGAGCCGGAAGACTTCCAGCGTTTCGCCGCGCTGGTGCCGGTGCTGCAGCGCAAGGCCGGGCGATTGTTGGTCAACGGCTACCCGACCGGCGTTGAAGTGTGCGATGCGATGGTGCATGGCGGGCCATACCCGGCCACCTCCGATGCTCGTGGCACCTCGGTCGGCACCTTGGCCATCGACCGCTTCTTGCGACCGGTTTGCTACCAGGACTACCCGGACGCACTATTGCCCGATGCCCTGAAAAACGCCAACCCGCTGGGCCTGCAGCGGCTGGTCGATGGACAGCACAGCCGCGAGGCGCTGGCCTGA
- a CDS encoding class I SAM-dependent methyltransferase → MSTPLDTNALKARQQAAWASGDYAVIGTTLQLVGERLAEACDLRWDEQVLDVAAGNGNATLAAARRGCRVTSTDYVPELLKRGEERARAEHLNVVFQTADAEALPFADGTFDAVLSTFGVMFAPDQAQAARELARVCRPGGRIGLANWTPQGFVGQMFKTLGRHVPPPAGALPPSRWGDEEQLRVMFEAALGELKVSRQHFNFRYRSAAHFIEVFRTWYGPVHKAFASLEPEAARALERDLTQLLNESNVGGSGSLVVPSEYLEVVVIRG, encoded by the coding sequence ATGAGCACCCCTTTGGATACCAATGCCCTCAAAGCCCGCCAGCAAGCCGCGTGGGCCAGTGGCGACTACGCGGTAATCGGCACCACCCTGCAACTGGTTGGCGAGCGCCTGGCCGAAGCCTGTGACCTGCGCTGGGACGAGCAGGTGCTGGATGTCGCCGCCGGCAACGGCAATGCCACCCTGGCCGCCGCCCGGCGCGGTTGCCGTGTCACCTCCACCGACTATGTGCCCGAATTGCTCAAGCGCGGCGAAGAACGGGCGCGGGCCGAGCACCTCAACGTGGTGTTCCAGACCGCCGATGCCGAAGCGCTGCCATTTGCCGACGGCACCTTCGATGCCGTGCTTTCCACCTTCGGCGTGATGTTCGCCCCCGACCAGGCCCAGGCCGCGCGCGAGTTGGCTCGAGTGTGCCGGCCCGGTGGCCGGATCGGGCTGGCCAACTGGACCCCGCAAGGCTTCGTCGGGCAGATGTTCAAGACCCTCGGGCGGCATGTGCCGCCACCAGCCGGGGCTCTGCCGCCTTCACGCTGGGGTGATGAAGAACAGTTGCGCGTTATGTTCGAGGCGGCGCTAGGCGAATTGAAGGTCAGCCGCCAGCACTTCAACTTCCGCTATCGCTCGGCGGCGCATTTCATCGAAGTGTTCCGCACGTGGTACGGGCCGGTGCACAAGGCGTTTGCCTCGCTGGAGCCGGAGGCGGCCAGGGCGCTGGAGCGGGATCTGACCCAGTTGCTGAATGAAAGTAATGTGGGGGGCTCTGGGTCATTGGTGGTGCCGAGTGAATACCTTGAGGTGGTGGTCATTCGGGGTTAG
- the gguC gene encoding GguC family protein: MRLIQFETATGERRVGVVEGEYALEVRGAGSTRELALQAIAAGRDLASEVQAAGQGERHDYLALLAEGRVLPPLDHPDPAHCLVTGTGLTHLGSAATRDKMHQQQAEGAVTDSMRMFQWGLDGGRPPAGEEGAQPEWFYKGDGGIVVRPGADLPLPAFAEDAGEEPELVGLYLIGADGTPYRLGYALGNEFSDHVMERRNYLYLAHSKLRACSFGPELRLGALPAHLEGASRILRDGQELWRKPFLSGEQNMCHSFENLEFHHFKYPQFLRAGDIHVHYFGTATLSFADGIQARPGDTFEVSLDAFGQPLRNGIAAAPAQVRPGVVKSL; encoded by the coding sequence ATGCGATTGATTCAATTCGAAACCGCCACCGGCGAGCGCCGGGTGGGCGTGGTGGAAGGCGAGTACGCCCTGGAAGTACGTGGCGCCGGCAGCACCCGCGAGCTGGCCCTGCAAGCCATTGCCGCCGGCCGTGACCTGGCCAGCGAAGTGCAGGCTGCAGGCCAGGGCGAGCGTCACGACTACCTGGCCCTGCTGGCCGAAGGCCGCGTATTGCCACCGCTGGACCATCCGGACCCGGCGCATTGCCTGGTCACCGGCACCGGGCTTACCCACCTGGGCAGTGCCGCCACCCGCGACAAGATGCACCAGCAGCAGGCCGAAGGCGCCGTGACCGACAGCATGCGCATGTTCCAGTGGGGGCTCGATGGCGGTCGGCCGCCGGCAGGCGAGGAGGGCGCGCAGCCGGAATGGTTCTACAAGGGCGACGGCGGCATCGTCGTGCGCCCTGGCGCCGACCTGCCGCTGCCGGCATTTGCCGAAGATGCCGGCGAGGAGCCGGAGCTGGTCGGGCTGTACCTGATCGGTGCCGATGGCACGCCGTATCGCCTCGGTTACGCGCTGGGCAACGAGTTTTCCGACCATGTGATGGAGCGGCGCAATTACTTGTACCTGGCCCACTCCAAACTGCGCGCCTGCAGCTTCGGCCCCGAGCTGCGCCTGGGCGCGCTGCCGGCCCACCTGGAAGGTGCCAGCCGCATCCTGCGCGACGGCCAGGAACTGTGGCGCAAGCCGTTCCTGTCGGGCGAGCAGAACATGTGCCACAGCTTCGAGAACCTCGAGTTCCACCACTTCAAGTACCCGCAATTCCTGCGCGCTGGCGATATCCACGTGCATTACTTCGGTACCGCCACGCTGTCATTCGCCGACGGCATCCAGGCGCGCCCGGGCGATACCTTCGAGGTCAGCCTCGATGCCTTTGGCCAGCCGCTGCGCAACGGCATTGCAGCAGCACCCGCGCAGGTACGCCCCGGGGTGGTGAAAAGCCTTTGA